From a region of the Cyprinus carpio isolate SPL01 chromosome A18, ASM1834038v1, whole genome shotgun sequence genome:
- the LOC109087901 gene encoding small nuclear ribonucleoprotein Sm D2, with amino-acid sequence MSLLNKPKSEMTPEELQKREEEEFNTGPLSVLTQSVKNNTQVLINCRNNKKLLGRVKAFDRHCNMVLENVKEMWTEVPKSGKGKKKSKPVNKDRYISKMFLRGDSVIVVLRNPLITGK; translated from the exons GAGTTTGTTAAACAAGCCCAAGTCTGAGATGACTCCAGAGGAGCTCCAGAAGCGAGAGGAGGAAGAGTTTAACACCGGTCCACTTTCAGTGCTCACTCAGTCTGTGAAGAACAACACACAGGTTCTTATCAACTGCCGCAACAATAAGAAGCTGCTGGGCAGAGTCAAAGCATTCGACAG GCATTGTAACATGGTTTTAGAGAATGTGAAAGAAATGTGGACGGAGGTGCCCAAAAGTGGCAAGGGCAAGAAGAAGTCAAAGCCAGTCAACAAGGATCGTTACATCTCAAAGATGTTCCTGAGAGGCGATTCAGTCATCGTGGTGCTGAGAAACCCACTCATCACTGGGAAATAA